The window TCACCGGCGGGACGGCCGCGGAGCTGGAGCTGTTCCGGCTCGTCGACGGCCACGCGGCGGTCGCGCTCTGTTTCGCTCCCGCGAACTTCGTCCCGACCTGCACGGCCGAGTTCGCCGCGGTGCGGGACGCGGGCTGGCACGAGCGCGACGACCTCGCCGTCGCCGCGCTCACCGGCGACTCGCTGTACTCGGGGTTCGCGTACGCCGATCGGTTCGACCTCCCCTTCCCCGTCGTCTCCGACTTCCACGGCGGGGTCGCCGACTCGTACGACCTGGTCGCGGAGTCGTGGGAGGGGCACTCTCGGATTCCGCGCCGCGCGACGGTCGTG is drawn from Halorubrum sp. CBA1229 and contains these coding sequences:
- a CDS encoding redoxin domain-containing protein, with translation MIDVGRKAPDFIAPAVTGGTAAELELFRLVDGHAAVALCFAPANFVPTCTAEFAAVRDAGWHERDDLAVAALTGDSLYSGFAYADRFDLPFPVVSDFHGGVADSYDLVAESWEGHSRIPRRATVVIAGDWTVRFAEATTDALDRPAPSPVQNATAELRDLGVDVDRPRVNYDGPW